The following proteins are encoded in a genomic region of Chryseobacterium cucumeris:
- the rplR gene encoding 50S ribosomal protein L18, whose product MALSKLEKRIRIKRRVRGKISGSSELPRLSVYKSNKEIYAQLIDDKNGKTLVSASSREKGVDAKGTKTEVSAAVGKAIAAKAIAAGIESIVFDRNGFVYHGRVKALADGAREGGLKF is encoded by the coding sequence ATGGCATTAAGTAAATTAGAAAAAAGAATAAGAATCAAAAGAAGAGTAAGAGGGAAAATCTCTGGATCTTCTGAATTGCCAAGATTATCTGTATACAAAAGTAATAAGGAAATTTACGCTCAGTTAATCGACGATAAAAATGGTAAAACTTTAGTTTCAGCTTCTTCAAGAGAGAAAGGTGTAGACGCTAAAGGGACTAAGACTGAAGTTTCTGCTGCTGTTGGTAAAGCTATCGCTGCTAAAGCTATCGCTGCAGGAATCGAAAGTATTGTATTTGACAGAAACGGATTCGTATACCACGGTAGAGTAAAAGCTCTTGCTGATGGTGCAAGAGAAGGAGGACTTAAATTCTAA